A single region of the Legionella oakridgensis ATCC 33761 = DSM 21215 genome encodes:
- a CDS encoding ABC transporter permease subunit — MKTLLQKSYLSLIYVFLYFPILILILYSVNQARFSLQWHGFSTHWYMELFHDRELWSAFLHSVILGLSASIIATLVGLFTCVHFFLHRNNRRRRSLFAMLLLLVIIPDLVLGVALLIFFNLISLSLGFFSLLIAHITFCIPFVVLTINSRIHTLDANIYYSALDLGASHTRALVKILLPLLWPAVLSALLLCFTLSFDDVIISYFVAGPDFNILPLTIYSLVRVGVTPELNALCSITFFISMILVIIAHRLARKSA; from the coding sequence TTGAAGACGCTGTTGCAAAAATCGTACCTTTCGCTCATTTATGTTTTTCTTTATTTTCCGATTCTGATTTTAATCTTGTATTCGGTAAATCAAGCCAGATTTTCATTGCAATGGCATGGTTTTTCTACCCATTGGTACATGGAGCTCTTCCACGATCGCGAGCTCTGGTCTGCTTTTTTACATTCAGTCATCTTAGGGCTTAGCGCTTCCATCATAGCAACCCTGGTGGGCTTATTTACATGCGTCCATTTCTTTTTGCATCGTAACAACCGCCGTCGTCGCTCATTATTTGCGATGTTGTTACTATTAGTCATTATCCCTGATCTGGTATTAGGGGTCGCCTTGCTGATATTTTTTAACCTTATCTCATTATCACTTGGTTTTTTCAGCCTGCTAATTGCCCATATCACCTTCTGCATTCCTTTTGTGGTGCTTACCATTAATAGCCGGATTCACACCCTGGATGCCAATATTTATTACAGCGCCTTGGATTTGGGCGCCAGTCATACAAGAGCACTAGTTAAAATTTTATTGCCCTTGTTATGGCCTGCAGTTCTAAGTGCATTATTGCTGTGTTTCACTCTATCATTTGACGACGTTATCATCAGTTATTTTGTTGCAGGACCGGATTTTAATATTTTGCCTTTAACGATTTATTCTCTGGTTAGAGTGGGAGTAACTCCTGAGTTAAATGCTTTATGTTCAATTACTTTCTTCATCTCCATGATCCTTGTGATCATTGCCCATCGATTAGCGCGGAAATCGGCATGA
- the mreD gene encoding rod shape-determining protein MreD, translating to MDVLLSTILGEHVFALLLTAWLASGKARRFNFFPIGQQMMLILLFCSIYQCIILMIDAVSGYQFMPFKVICSSMVATLAWPWIRILADNTLLTKVTKMTYR from the coding sequence TTGGATGTCTTGCTCTCAACCATTCTTGGTGAACATGTTTTTGCTTTGTTGCTGACTGCCTGGTTGGCTTCCGGGAAAGCGAGGCGCTTTAACTTTTTTCCCATTGGTCAGCAAATGATGCTGATTTTATTATTTTGTTCTATTTACCAATGCATTATTCTTATGATTGATGCTGTATCTGGTTATCAATTTATGCCATTTAAAGTGATCTGCAGTTCAATGGTTGCTACATTGGCATGGCCATGGATAAGAATACTGGCAGACAATACTTTATTAACCAAAGTAACCAAAATGACATATCGTTAA
- the clpS gene encoding ATP-dependent Clp protease adapter ClpS — MSGWYLEDVVEQKTAESQALPQLKEPRKYKVILLNDDYTPMEFVVEVLKRFFRLNEEVAVQIMLQVHYQGRGVCGVFTRDIAETKVVLVNDYARSNEHPLLCRMEPE; from the coding sequence ATGAGTGGGTGGTATTTAGAGGATGTTGTAGAGCAAAAAACGGCAGAGTCGCAAGCGCTGCCGCAGCTTAAGGAGCCTCGAAAATATAAAGTTATATTGCTCAATGATGACTATACACCTATGGAATTTGTAGTAGAGGTCCTGAAGCGATTTTTTCGGTTAAATGAAGAAGTAGCTGTTCAAATCATGCTTCAGGTCCATTACCAGGGACGGGGTGTGTGTGGTGTTTTCACACGTGATATAGCAGAAACAAAGGTTGTCCTGGTTAATGATTATGCCAGGAGTAATGAACATCCATTGCTGTGTAGAATGGAGCCGGAATGA
- a CDS encoding rod shape-determining protein, which translates to MFRKLRGVFSNDLSIDLGTANTLIYVRDKGIVLNEPSVVALRNESGQKRVAAVGLEAKRMLGRTPGNINAIRPMKDGVIADFFVTEKMLQHFIHKVHENRFLRPSPRVLVCVPCGSTQVERRAIRESAMGAGAREVFLIEEPMAAALGSGMPVEEASGSMVVDIGGGTTEVAIISLSGIVYHQSVRIGGDKFDDAIVSYVRRNYGTLIGETTAERIKHEIGSAFPSRDLFEIEVRGRNLAEGVPRSFTLTSAEILEALQEPLSGIVGAVRAALELAPPELAADIAERGMVLTGGGALLKNMDTLLMEETGLPVLVAEDPLTCVARGGGKALETMDLRGGDFLSTE; encoded by the coding sequence CATCCGTTGTTGCTCTGCGCAATGAATCAGGACAGAAAAGAGTGGCGGCGGTTGGACTTGAAGCCAAGCGCATGCTTGGCAGAACGCCAGGAAATATCAATGCGATAAGACCCATGAAAGATGGCGTGATTGCCGACTTTTTTGTTACAGAAAAAATGTTGCAGCATTTTATTCATAAGGTCCATGAAAATCGATTCCTACGCCCCAGCCCTCGAGTATTGGTTTGTGTCCCTTGTGGTTCTACACAAGTAGAGCGAAGGGCTATTCGTGAATCGGCTATGGGAGCAGGTGCTCGGGAAGTATTCCTCATTGAAGAACCAATGGCTGCAGCATTGGGTTCCGGCATGCCAGTTGAAGAAGCCAGCGGCTCTATGGTTGTTGATATTGGCGGCGGTACAACGGAAGTGGCTATCATTTCATTAAGCGGTATTGTCTACCATCAATCCGTTCGTATTGGCGGTGATAAATTTGATGATGCAATTGTTTCCTACGTACGGCGTAATTATGGCACGTTAATTGGTGAAACGACGGCTGAGCGTATCAAACATGAAATTGGTTCTGCTTTCCCAAGCCGTGATTTATTTGAAATTGAAGTACGTGGTAGAAATTTGGCTGAAGGTGTTCCACGTAGCTTTACTTTGACCAGTGCCGAAATCCTTGAAGCCTTGCAAGAACCTCTATCAGGTATCGTAGGTGCAGTTCGTGCGGCACTTGAATTAGCTCCTCCTGAATTAGCGGCCGATATTGCAGAACGTGGTATGGTTTTAACCGGAGGCGGTGCATTGTTGAAAAATATGGACACCTTGCTTATGGAAGAAACTGGCCTGCCCGTGCTGGTCGCAGAAGATCCGCTCACTTGTGTTGCTCGTGGCGGCGGTAAAGCATTGGAAACCATGGATTTACGCGGCGGTGATTTCCTTTCAACAGAATAA
- the mreC gene encoding rod shape-determining protein MreC, whose product MQYAVDYPVHVIDWVKLVVSSKKALIDENMQLRYQQTMLEAQLQKLLVIRNENSQLKELLLASANTKTRVMAAQILAVDTSSSRQLVVLNKGKRDGVFSGQSVLDAKGVMGQIIDVGSMTSTVLLISDSKSAVPVQNNRTGERAILIGTNSMNQLSLINLPKSSSIMRGDLLVTSGLGGRYPEGYPVGRVGEVKHIPGEEFIKVSVSPIALLNRNQLVLLLWPGKEHAELAAQIVERMSVLDGFKQNA is encoded by the coding sequence TTGCAATATGCGGTTGATTATCCTGTACATGTCATTGACTGGGTAAAACTGGTGGTAAGTTCCAAAAAAGCATTAATTGATGAAAATATGCAATTGCGTTATCAGCAAACCATGCTTGAGGCGCAATTGCAAAAATTGCTTGTTATTCGCAATGAAAATTCTCAACTCAAGGAATTGCTGTTGGCTTCAGCAAATACGAAAACGCGCGTCATGGCCGCACAGATCCTTGCTGTGGATACAAGTAGCTCAAGGCAGTTAGTGGTGTTGAATAAAGGCAAACGCGATGGGGTTTTTTCTGGCCAATCGGTGCTAGATGCCAAAGGGGTCATGGGGCAAATCATTGATGTTGGCTCTATGACGAGTACTGTTTTGTTAATTTCAGACTCAAAAAGTGCCGTGCCCGTTCAGAATAATCGTACTGGGGAACGTGCTATTCTCATAGGCACTAATAGCATGAACCAATTGTCGTTAATTAATTTGCCTAAATCGTCTTCTATTATGAGGGGTGATTTATTAGTGACATCAGGACTTGGAGGACGTTATCCTGAAGGGTATCCTGTGGGTCGGGTGGGAGAAGTAAAACATATTCCTGGTGAAGAATTCATCAAAGTAAGCGTGAGTCCAATCGCTTTATTAAACCGTAATCAACTGGTATTACTTCTTTGGCCCGGGAAAGAGCATGCGGAATTAGCTGCCCAAATCGTTGAACGAATGAGTGTACTGGATGGCTTCAAGCAAAATGCTTAA
- a CDS encoding ABC transporter substrate-binding protein, with translation MKQSIRTFFLLLIVLFTAPTYANNVVNVYVWGGEIPKSLIHQFERETGIKVNFSTYDSNETMYAKLKASRQSVYDVIMPSGYYVERMKKQGMLTKLTHDKIPNLDNIDPLFTKSQYDAGNHYSVPLTWGATGIFYNTQWVHDIPKKWSDLWEKRWHRQLLLLDDSREVFSIALMSLGYHPNDKNPAHIQQAYEQLLALVPNIKLFASDSVQAIIIDEDAIAGSAWNGDAYKAQAENKQIHFIYPKEGYVIWVGCLSIPNHPPHPKEAYAFINFMLKPSSAVQIALREGHAITNAKGKALLPDTIRHNPMIYPSQETLKRGYFQQDVGDKTIALYNQYWEQLKLSF, from the coding sequence ATGAAACAAAGCATACGTACTTTCTTTTTATTACTCATTGTTTTATTCACTGCCCCAACTTACGCTAACAATGTGGTCAATGTCTATGTCTGGGGCGGAGAAATCCCTAAATCACTCATCCATCAATTCGAACGAGAAACAGGGATCAAGGTGAATTTCTCCACCTATGACAGCAATGAAACCATGTATGCCAAATTAAAAGCAAGCCGGCAATCCGTTTATGATGTCATCATGCCGTCTGGTTATTATGTAGAACGGATGAAAAAACAAGGCATGCTGACTAAGCTTACCCACGATAAAATACCTAACTTGGACAACATCGACCCGCTGTTTACAAAAAGCCAATATGACGCCGGCAATCATTACAGCGTGCCACTCACTTGGGGAGCCACTGGTATTTTTTATAACACCCAGTGGGTGCATGACATTCCTAAAAAATGGAGTGACCTATGGGAAAAACGCTGGCATCGCCAATTGCTGTTACTTGATGATTCTCGCGAAGTCTTTTCAATCGCTTTAATGAGCTTGGGCTATCATCCTAATGATAAAAATCCTGCACATATCCAACAAGCTTATGAGCAATTATTAGCCTTGGTTCCTAATATTAAACTCTTTGCCAGCGACAGTGTGCAAGCCATCATTATTGATGAAGACGCCATCGCAGGTTCAGCCTGGAATGGTGATGCTTATAAAGCGCAAGCAGAAAACAAGCAAATCCATTTTATTTATCCCAAAGAAGGATACGTCATTTGGGTAGGCTGTCTTTCCATTCCCAATCACCCTCCTCATCCCAAAGAAGCTTATGCGTTTATCAACTTTATGCTCAAACCAAGCAGCGCTGTTCAAATTGCATTGCGGGAAGGCCATGCCATTACAAACGCCAAAGGAAAAGCGTTGTTACCAGACACGATTCGCCATAATCCAATGATATACCCTTCTCAGGAAACACTTAAACGTGGTTATTTTCAGCAAGATGTTGGTGATAAAACCATCGCTTTATACAATCAATATTGGGAACAGTTAAAACTTTCTTTTTAA
- a CDS encoding FAD-binding protein, which translates to MEIKQQEMLNQDETTKIIEATKQAFDSPILIETGKKIAPFLKGFRGKQGKAIAAVYPGTAVELYKLIQLYRELNVGFILQGANTALKGQGTPNGEDKPVVIIKTSKLNKIKVLNIPGNNEYKILLAQSGASLKEAEHILEKINFELPHKTGSHDLGNTFGASCANACGGVQVDNRDGRPSLTDTGNMGVVAIGTNGIIYNGFIEPQRIQSGKKLLERIDANDIEISDILMPSLNEINTFLEKLFFEKIIRLETTAVKFFFQGMAEKAYKRLCTKCT; encoded by the coding sequence ATGGAAATAAAACAACAAGAAATGTTAAACCAAGATGAGACTACAAAAATCATAGAAGCAACCAAACAAGCATTTGATTCTCCAATTCTTATCGAAACAGGTAAAAAAATCGCCCCTTTTCTAAAAGGCTTTCGAGGAAAACAAGGGAAGGCAATTGCTGCCGTCTATCCTGGTACGGCTGTTGAACTTTATAAATTAATACAACTTTATCGAGAATTAAATGTAGGTTTCATCTTGCAAGGAGCAAACACAGCTTTGAAAGGTCAGGGAACGCCTAATGGAGAAGATAAACCTGTTGTTATCATTAAAACTTCAAAGCTAAATAAAATTAAAGTACTCAATATTCCTGGAAATAATGAATATAAGATTTTGCTGGCGCAGTCTGGTGCTTCTTTAAAAGAAGCAGAGCATATTCTTGAAAAAATAAATTTTGAGTTGCCACATAAAACAGGTTCACATGATTTAGGAAATACCTTTGGCGCCAGTTGTGCAAACGCTTGTGGTGGCGTACAAGTCGATAATAGAGATGGTAGGCCTTCATTAACTGATACAGGTAATATGGGCGTAGTAGCCATTGGTACTAACGGGATTATTTACAATGGCTTTATTGAGCCTCAGCGTATTCAGTCGGGCAAAAAATTATTAGAGCGTATTGATGCAAACGATATTGAGATTAGCGATATTCTTATGCCTAGCTTAAACGAAATTAATACCTTTTTAGAAAAACTATTTTTTGAAAAAATTATCCGATTAGAAACCACCGCGGTGAAATTCTTTTTTCAGGGGATGGCGGAGAAGGCTTACAAGCGATTGTGTACCAAATGTACTTAA
- a CDS encoding aminoglycoside phosphotransferase family protein, with protein MNPCEQALQWALQYLVSHKKSNVQHYQKIVQTSYSIVYRIKTTTDIVYLKQTPEALFIEAKTLTFLHAQGCKNIPELLAENGALHCFLMTACGDHSLRQLFQGQIDFNTLKQGILNYTNIQRLLENKVQALLSLSVPDWRLQKFASLYYQLITQESLLIDDGLTRKEIDRLHQLYPLCNQLCEDLLEYTIPETINHCDFHENNMLLDKKTGGINIIDWGETVITHPFFSLNGCLWNITHFNALKQTDSLYLKLQSQCIASWLDLYDKKELLRALSIANQLNGIYAALAYEHMYITTKNQINTVQQEHPGSIAGCLRSFLNLHSTL; from the coding sequence GTGAACCCATGCGAACAAGCATTACAATGGGCATTGCAATACCTGGTTTCTCATAAGAAATCTAATGTTCAGCATTATCAAAAAATTGTTCAAACGTCCTATTCCATAGTTTATAGGATTAAAACAACCACCGATATTGTTTACTTAAAACAAACGCCTGAAGCGTTATTTATAGAAGCAAAAACATTAACTTTTCTTCATGCTCAAGGCTGTAAAAATATACCTGAACTTCTAGCTGAAAATGGTGCCTTACATTGCTTTCTTATGACTGCATGTGGAGATCACTCACTACGCCAACTTTTCCAAGGACAAATTGATTTCAACACACTGAAACAAGGGATTTTAAATTATACCAACATTCAACGTTTACTAGAAAACAAAGTCCAAGCCCTACTATCTCTGAGTGTTCCTGATTGGCGACTCCAAAAATTTGCTTCATTGTATTATCAACTCATCACACAAGAGAGTTTATTAATAGATGACGGATTAACCAGAAAAGAAATTGACCGTTTGCATCAACTATACCCTCTGTGCAATCAGTTGTGTGAGGATTTGTTGGAATACACAATACCTGAAACCATAAATCATTGTGACTTTCATGAAAATAATATGCTGCTCGATAAGAAAACAGGGGGCATCAATATTATTGATTGGGGTGAAACTGTGATTACTCATCCATTTTTTTCATTAAATGGCTGTTTATGGAATATTACTCATTTCAATGCACTCAAACAAACAGATTCACTATATCTTAAATTACAATCACAATGCATTGCCTCCTGGTTAGATTTATATGACAAAAAAGAGTTACTTCGAGCATTAAGTATTGCTAACCAACTGAATGGAATTTATGCGGCACTTGCTTATGAACACATGTACATTACAACCAAAAATCAAATAAATACAGTACAGCAAGAACACCCTGGCTCAATCGCAGGTTGTTTAAGGTCATTTTTAAATCTTCACTCTACCCTTTAG
- the icd gene encoding NADP-dependent isocitrate dehydrogenase, with translation MPFEKINVPLHGETISINEDLSLKVPNHPIIPFIEGDGIGVDVTPAMLKVVDAAVQKAYGDKKKIAWMEIYAGEKATTVYGDGQWLPKETLDAMKQFSVSIKGPLTTPVGGGIRSLNVTIRQELDLYTCLRPVRYFSGTPSPVKEPWNTDMVIFRENSEDIYAGIEWQADSEEAKKVIRFLREEMGVKKIRFPEHCGIGIKPVSKEGTSRLVKAAIQYAIDNQRDSVTLVHKGNIMKFTEGAFKDWGYQVAQDQFGAKEYQGGPWLEIKNPKSGQPIIIKDVIADAFLQQILLRPEEYSVVATLNLNGDYISDALAAQVGGIGIAPGANIGERVAVFEATHGTAPKYAGQDKVNPGSIILSAEMMLRHLGWVEAADLIITGIEGAIEAKTVTYDFARLMDGATCVSCSGFAQAIIKHM, from the coding sequence ATGCCATTCGAAAAAATTAATGTACCGCTCCATGGTGAAACCATTAGCATCAATGAAGATTTAAGCTTAAAAGTCCCTAATCATCCGATTATTCCTTTTATTGAAGGGGATGGTATTGGTGTGGATGTCACGCCTGCAATGCTAAAAGTGGTTGATGCAGCCGTACAAAAGGCCTATGGGGATAAAAAGAAAATTGCCTGGATGGAAATTTATGCAGGCGAGAAGGCCACCACGGTGTATGGAGATGGTCAATGGTTGCCGAAAGAAACGCTGGATGCCATGAAGCAATTTTCTGTATCCATCAAAGGTCCACTGACCACACCAGTCGGAGGTGGCATCCGATCATTAAACGTCACTATTCGTCAGGAACTGGATCTTTATACTTGCCTTAGACCTGTTCGTTATTTTTCAGGAACTCCAAGCCCTGTGAAGGAGCCATGGAATACTGACATGGTGATTTTCCGTGAAAATTCTGAAGATATTTATGCTGGCATCGAGTGGCAAGCGGATTCAGAAGAGGCAAAAAAAGTCATCCGGTTTCTTCGTGAAGAAATGGGGGTTAAAAAAATCCGTTTCCCAGAACATTGCGGTATTGGAATTAAACCGGTTTCCAAAGAGGGAACATCACGTCTGGTAAAAGCCGCTATTCAATATGCTATTGATAATCAACGTGATTCTGTTACTTTAGTCCATAAAGGCAATATTATGAAATTTACAGAGGGTGCCTTTAAAGACTGGGGATATCAAGTTGCTCAAGATCAATTTGGCGCTAAAGAATATCAAGGTGGTCCATGGCTGGAAATTAAAAATCCTAAAAGTGGTCAGCCAATTATTATCAAGGATGTCATTGCTGATGCGTTTTTACAACAGATTTTATTAAGGCCAGAAGAATATAGCGTGGTTGCAACTTTAAATTTAAATGGCGATTACATTTCAGACGCTCTTGCCGCTCAGGTTGGAGGAATAGGTATTGCTCCAGGCGCCAACATAGGCGAACGTGTTGCTGTGTTCGAAGCGACGCATGGTACTGCGCCTAAATATGCGGGTCAGGACAAAGTGAATCCCGGTTCAATCATTTTATCCGCAGAAATGATGCTACGGCATTTAGGGTGGGTAGAAGCGGCTGATTTGATTATTACCGGCATTGAAGGAGCAATAGAAGCTAAAACAGTGACTTATGATTTTGCACGGTTGATGGATGGTGCGACGTGCGTCAGCTGTTCTGGCTTTGCACAGGCTATAATAAAACATATGTAA
- the clpA gene encoding ATP-dependent Clp protease ATP-binding subunit ClpA: MLNKELEFTLNLAFKEAKEKRHEFMTVEHLLLSLLDNPAAGNVLQACDANIESLRRDLTEFIDETTPKIPEDESERETQPTLGFQRVLQRAVFHVQSAGKTEVSGANVLAAIFSEQESQAVYFLRRENITRLDVINYISHGVSKYQNNDLQDSMNSSMDEDMMVSEGNESPLESYCMNLNKRARLGKIDPLIGRHEEIQRTVQVLCRRRKNNPLLVGEAGVGKTAIAEGLARRIVDGEVPEAIKNCVVYSLDLGALLAGTKYRGDFEKRLKAVLKQLGEQEGGILFIDEIHTIIGAGAASGGVMDASNLIKPLLANGELKCIGSTTYQEYRGIFEKDRALARRFQKIDISEPTVEETFEILKGLKARLEAHHGVKFSIPALKAAAELSAKYINDRFLPDKAIDVVDEAGAYQNLLTANKRKKIISVTEIENVVAKIARIPLKKVSARDKDTLRNLERDLKLLVYGQDDAITALSSAIKLARSGLREPEKPVGCFLFAGPTGVGKTEVTRQLANVLGIELLRFDMSEYMEKHTVSRLIGAPPGYVGYDQGGLLTEAVTKNPHSVVLLDEIEKAHPDVFNLLLQIMDHGTLTDTNGRQADFRHVILVMTSNAGASEISRNSIGFSFQDNSNDGMEVIKRQFSPEFRNRLDAIINFTALDVKTIGLVVDKFIMELEEQLSNKAVTFKVEKSAREWLIEHGYNKTMGARPMARLIQENVKKPLADELLFGKLANGGHVTLRMKDGKLHFDCQDHREGVC, encoded by the coding sequence ATGTTAAATAAAGAGCTTGAATTCACCTTAAATCTGGCTTTCAAAGAAGCGAAAGAAAAACGACATGAATTTATGACGGTTGAGCATTTGCTTTTGTCGCTGCTTGATAATCCCGCTGCCGGCAATGTATTGCAGGCTTGCGATGCGAATATTGAATCATTGCGACGTGATTTGACCGAATTTATCGATGAAACAACGCCAAAAATTCCTGAGGATGAATCAGAGCGTGAAACGCAACCAACGCTTGGTTTTCAGCGAGTATTGCAACGGGCTGTTTTCCATGTGCAGTCTGCCGGTAAAACGGAAGTCAGCGGTGCAAATGTGCTTGCGGCTATTTTTAGTGAACAGGAAAGCCAAGCTGTTTATTTTCTCCGTCGCGAAAATATCACTCGCCTGGATGTCATTAATTATATTTCACATGGTGTGTCCAAATATCAAAATAATGATTTGCAAGACAGCATGAATTCGTCAATGGATGAAGACATGATGGTTTCTGAAGGCAATGAATCGCCGCTGGAAAGCTATTGCATGAATCTCAATAAACGCGCTCGATTGGGTAAAATTGATCCGTTGATTGGTCGTCATGAAGAAATCCAGCGTACCGTGCAGGTTCTCTGTCGTCGACGCAAAAATAATCCTTTGTTGGTAGGGGAAGCCGGGGTTGGAAAAACGGCTATTGCTGAAGGTTTGGCACGTCGGATTGTTGATGGTGAAGTGCCTGAGGCAATTAAGAATTGTGTCGTATATTCACTGGACTTGGGTGCCTTATTAGCGGGTACAAAATATCGCGGTGACTTTGAAAAACGGTTAAAAGCAGTTTTAAAACAATTGGGTGAGCAAGAGGGCGGTATATTATTTATTGATGAGATTCATACCATTATTGGAGCCGGCGCTGCATCTGGTGGTGTTATGGATGCATCAAATCTGATCAAACCGTTATTGGCCAATGGTGAATTGAAATGCATTGGTTCGACCACTTATCAGGAATATCGCGGTATTTTCGAAAAAGATCGTGCGCTTGCCAGACGATTCCAGAAAATCGATATTTCTGAGCCGACCGTTGAGGAAACGTTTGAAATTTTAAAAGGGCTAAAAGCACGGCTGGAAGCTCATCATGGCGTAAAATTTTCAATTCCCGCATTAAAAGCAGCCGCCGAATTGTCCGCCAAATACATCAATGATCGTTTTCTACCGGACAAGGCCATTGACGTGGTGGACGAGGCCGGAGCTTATCAAAATCTCCTAACAGCAAATAAACGCAAGAAAATTATTAGTGTCACTGAAATTGAGAACGTTGTGGCAAAAATTGCACGGATTCCTCTTAAAAAAGTGTCTGCGCGTGATAAAGATACGTTGCGAAATCTCGAGCGTGATTTAAAACTCTTGGTGTATGGCCAGGATGATGCCATAACCGCATTGTCTTCAGCAATCAAACTGGCTCGTTCTGGATTGCGTGAACCAGAGAAACCGGTGGGGTGTTTTCTTTTTGCTGGCCCAACAGGGGTTGGTAAGACGGAAGTAACCCGACAGCTTGCCAATGTTCTGGGAATTGAGTTGTTACGGTTTGATATGTCTGAATACATGGAGAAACACACGGTATCACGCCTGATTGGTGCACCTCCAGGGTACGTTGGTTACGATCAAGGTGGGCTTTTGACTGAGGCTGTCACCAAAAATCCGCACTCTGTGGTGTTGCTTGACGAAATTGAAAAAGCACATCCCGATGTGTTTAATCTGTTGTTGCAAATTATGGATCATGGCACGTTGACGGATACAAATGGACGTCAAGCCGATTTCCGTCATGTTATATTAGTTATGACCAGTAATGCTGGTGCGAGCGAAATCAGCCGTAATTCCATTGGGTTTTCTTTCCAAGACAACAGCAACGACGGTATGGAAGTGATTAAGCGTCAATTCAGTCCTGAATTTAGAAACCGCCTCGATGCCATCATTAACTTTACGGCGCTCGATGTGAAAACTATTGGACTGGTTGTAGACAAATTCATTATGGAGCTTGAAGAACAGTTAAGTAATAAGGCAGTTACCTTTAAGGTTGAAAAGTCAGCACGTGAATGGTTAATAGAACATGGATATAATAAAACAATGGGCGCACGGCCCATGGCGCGGCTAATTCAAGAAAACGTTAAAAAACCACTGGCTGACGAATTACTGTTCGGTAAATTAGCTAATGGCGGCCATGTTACGTTAAGAATGAAAGATGGAAAGCTGCATTTTGATTGCCAGGATCATCGGGAAGGGGTGTGCTGA
- a CDS encoding glycosyltransferase family 2 protein, giving the protein MLSVIIIAKNEEKRIRTCLESIKWADEIIVLDSGSTDKTTTIALEYTENVYETDWKGYGIQKDRALSFATGDWVLNLDADEFVDEDLKQEMIEAMASDEVDAYQVPIRMWFYGKELRHSGSPSRHVRLFKRKDASYSHDIVHEKVILPPKARIGKITHPIRHHCYYDISHAIYKMNRYSSYSARIRLAQKKPTNIMRVIVGTGWMFFRCFILQRGFLDGRDGLVLALLNAQGTFVRGLKQLYPDEDMQRVPNVEETEGNS; this is encoded by the coding sequence ATGCTCAGTGTTATCATCATCGCAAAAAATGAAGAGAAAAGAATAAGAACCTGTCTGGAATCTATCAAATGGGCAGACGAAATTATTGTACTCGATTCAGGCAGTACGGATAAAACCACCACCATTGCTTTGGAATACACGGAAAATGTCTATGAAACCGATTGGAAAGGCTATGGCATACAAAAAGATCGGGCATTATCGTTTGCTACTGGCGATTGGGTACTTAATCTTGATGCAGACGAATTCGTTGATGAAGATTTAAAACAGGAAATGATTGAGGCAATGGCGTCTGATGAGGTTGATGCCTATCAGGTTCCGATACGCATGTGGTTTTATGGTAAAGAGTTGCGCCATTCGGGAAGTCCTTCGCGACATGTTCGGTTGTTTAAAAGAAAAGACGCCTCTTACAGCCACGACATTGTTCATGAGAAAGTTATTTTACCTCCAAAAGCCAGGATTGGAAAAATAACCCATCCCATCCGTCATCATTGCTATTATGATATTTCACATGCAATCTACAAGATGAATCGTTATTCGTCTTATAGTGCAAGAATCCGTCTTGCGCAAAAAAAACCAACTAATATCATGCGAGTCATCGTTGGTACTGGCTGGATGTTTTTTCGATGTTTTATTTTGCAGCGTGGTTTTCTGGATGGTCGAGATGGCCTTGTGTTGGCCTTGCTCAATGCTCAGGGGACTTTTGTACGTGGGTTAAAGCAATTATATCCTGATGAAGACATGCAACGCGTGCCTAACGTTGAAGAGACAGAAGGAAATTCGTGA